One Methanobrevibacter sp. DNA segment encodes these proteins:
- the pyrI gene encoding aspartate carbamoyltransferase regulatory subunit: MSKDKSELKIKAIENGTVIDHITANKALHILNVLGLPDEDTQNVTIAMNVSSSEIGRKDILKIENRELDHRELNQVALIAPKATINIIRDYEPVKKDKILLPEKITSILKCTNPKCITNYENEPITPIFNVIEKNPPVVRCHYCEKLIKTEDIEKQFE; encoded by the coding sequence ATGTCAAAAGATAAATCCGAACTAAAAATCAAGGCTATTGAAAACGGTACAGTGATAGACCACATTACTGCAAATAAGGCGCTGCACATCCTTAATGTGTTAGGGCTTCCAGATGAAGACACTCAGAATGTTACAATAGCTATGAATGTTTCTTCATCTGAAATTGGAAGAAAAGACATTTTAAAAATTGAAAACAGAGAACTGGACCACAGGGAACTTAATCAGGTTGCATTGATTGCTCCAAAGGCTACCATTAACATTATCAGGGATTACGAACCTGTTAAAAAAGATAAAATCCTGCTTCCTGAAAAAATCACTTCTATCCTTAAGTGTACAAATCCTAAATGCATTACAAATTATGAAAATGAGCCTATAACACCTATTTTTAATGTAATTGAAAAAAATCCTCCTGTTGTCAGGTGTCATTACTGTGAAAAATTAATAAAAACAGAAGATATCGAAAAACAATTCGAATAA